The sequence GGAATTACGTCGGTTGATACGTGCTTTACTTGCTATCTCGTCCCTTCGTGCCTTCTCGCCTTCCTCTGCTACTACCCTGGCCCACCTTGCTAGGTACAGTCTGGCAGACTCGAACTCATTGGCCACGTCTGTAGAAGATTTGGAAGTTTTGGGTGGTAATCTACCTGTCCGTTCCCATTCTCCTGGGACATTGACTAAAGATCTTACGGCGGGAGGTAAGTGGGGGACAACAGGTTGAGCCAGGGGATGAGAAAGGACTTGAGAAGCTGCTTTTCTAGATAGGTTGGTGAGGTTCGATAAGGAGGTCATGAGTGTCTGTTTGGGTGTGGTAGTGTTCAATACTGCTGTGTTGGGATATGTCTGTTTAGGTGGGTATGGCgcaggagcagaagcaggCTTTacaggttgaggttgacgTTGAGGAGGTACAGCTTCTGGTTCTTCTTCTAATCCCGCTTCGTGTACTTCCCTATCGCTCTTACTTGGATTGACAAGCCATAATTCTGCACCCATATTCTTGCGGGATTGAAGCAAACGAGATCGGACTAGGGTCGCTCGGGATTcgaggagagaaaggaaaggtgGGAAACCCCATTGTGCGCGAGGTAAGGGTTGAGAAGTGTTGGAAGCGGGTGGGgaagcgagaagaggagattcGTCGTCGTGGAAATAGAGTGTGGGCAGGGAGATACCGCCCATTAGACTATGAACGGAAGTATTAGTATATATCTATTCGGAGTAACGTTGTAACCCACTTGAATGTTGCTGAGCCGTACCAGTGTGACAAGCTCGGCTGGGAAAGTGAATGTCAGCTATGGCATCGAATGGGAAGGCATAATTTGGCTCACGGGATACACCAAAACACTATATATACTGGTTATAGGAATTGAGAATGCGTATTTTTCGCCTTTTGGCGGTGGTAATGAGACGAACACGAAGCCTGAGAGCAGTCCATTCTTTCATAAGCTACTTCTTTTCGACCTCATATTGGGGCTGGAAAAAGCgcagctcaccatcttcttccctttcaccctCGCTCTGGGAAGCATTCATActcctcccttccaccctcttATAACCCTCTCtgtcctcctcgtccatcctctccaacaACTCATTGGGTACCCAAGTTATCAAcgtctccttcttccctccttctcctacaACAGACTCGTGATTAGAGTCCAAATTGGGTGCAAGAGAATGAGGAACAGTATTTTCAACTTCTACTAATCCCAGATAACCCGATATATTATCCTTGTTGAAGGAGGTGGGGTGGATCGATACATGGGATTTACAATATAATAATCTTGCTTTACCGGTCTTCCCACCTgtgttggaagatgagtgagaGACATTCTCGAATGATGTGTGAGttgttgaaggtgagttgggctgTAGGGAGACTGATGAGATGTTTATGATTGAGGAAGTATCTGAGTTTGCGTTGGGCTATAGATATATGTGGATGACATGGTCTGTTAGTACTACGTAGGTGGCGAAGCTGAAGGGTGTAACATACCTCGTTTGGAtctgacatgttgattgcTTTGTCGAACTGTTCTAGGAATCTCATCGGATCAGGTATAGGGTGGTTATGGTTTGcatgagatgagctgatgaagagTAGAGGGATGTCAATtagatgatgagatatgCTGCTGTTATCATAAGCTgtgagagggttgaggtgttatctgagctgatgtgatatcGTCATCTTACTAGCTATTTAGTTTAATTTAACCGCTAATATAATGCGTCGATCACCCGGCAATTGGGTGCTATCAGTAGTTTAATTGAGTGCACCACTTATGATCACATGGTATAACTATAACGGCATTCCTCGTACGGTGGTATTTACGTGACGTGTCCTGACCATGCAGCGTTGCTACTCGTACATTGAAATTGAGACTACAGTATCCATCTTGACTTGATATATCATCGTTGGTATCATTGTTGCTCACCCAGACCACAGCAGGAGTTACAATCATGCCTCCGCGATCAAGATACGCCGTAGACCCAAGCTTATCAGGACCTGCTCAGCAGCCTCAGGTTCAACAACAATGGCAACAACAATCTCAATCTacttcccctcaacctcattcaGACTATTACCAGCACCAGCAACAACCTGGGTATGGCCAACAGCAACAGTACGGTCAACAGGGATACGATCCAAATTATGTCCCACAATTACATCAAGTATCCGATAGACCTGCTCCAGCCCCTACAGGTGAATACGCTCCtactccttcatcatcccatcatcaagcccatcaaccacaatatcaacaacagcaacaagaACAACCTCAGTATCATGTCCCTCAACCACCACAGAATCATattcctccacctccccattcTAGCGGACCAACTTTGACTGGACCGAGAGTAAGGATCGATCCTAGTCAGGTGCCCAATCCTGTCGAAGCGCAGGAATTGGATCAGAACTtatacgatgatgaggatttCTTCACGTGTCAGACTAGGGGGTTGGTACCGCTTGTAGGAACGGATTATAGGGGGATTGATCAGGGTGGGTTGATTGTATCATCGAGACCATCAATCTACACAGATCTCATAGACATTCGAAATCCCCTCTGATTAATCTTGACTGGCTGGATAAGCTAATCATATTTATGTATCCATCATAGGCAACTCCCTCCCCCGTCATCTACGAGCAACTCTCCCAgtcatcccctccacctctcagCTGCTAGACACCACCGCCCTCCCCTTCGGACTGATCGTCCAACCCTTTGCTCAAACGCGATACGACGAGAACCCCATTCCAACAGTATCAAGCTGGATATCAGGTCAAAGTCCATTCGATCCCCCAACTACTTACAATGGtaacgaagaggaggaaggccCACCAAGGTGTGAGAAGTGCAGAGGATATATCAACCCCTGGTGCAAGTTTGTAGATGGGGGGAGGAAGTGGGGATGTAATTTGTGTGGGGCGAATaatgttggtgagttggtcttcGTTTTCCTTTCAGAGTTCGACAAGTGTTCCCGTCACCTTTGGCATTGCTCCTGTCTGCCGTTGTTCTGGATGTGACAAAAATATCCTCCACCATCCGTCTACCCTCATCTACCTAGGTTGCAATCTATTCAACGAACTCATCAGCTAACTCCACGAATAGTCTCCCCAACATACTTCTGccacctctcaccctcaGGCCAGCGACTAGACCACTCCGAGCGCCCAGAATTGCAATTCGGCACGTGCGACTACCTCGTCGGCCGATCCTACTGGGCAATGCAGCCTCCTCCAAGCGGATCATTGATGGACGTAGCCGTGGACGCCGGCAACTCCGCCACAGACGCTATCTCCTCGACCGCATCGGACTTGTTGGGCGGACTACAAGCGTCCCTTGGACAGGATACTTCCACGGCGTCAAGCACAAATTAtagggaaagggagaaggaacgTAAGAAGGAGTTGATGAAGTATAGAAAACCTTCTGGATTGGCACGGGTGTTTGTAGTGGATGTGTCGAAGCCTGCTGCTGATCGGGGGATTGTAAGAGAGGTGTGTCAGGGGATCAGGAAAGCCTTGTATggtgagaagaaagagggagagggagaggaggaagaagaggagattaagattggaagaggggagagggtCGGGATTGTCAGTTGTGCGGAGAATGTGGGATTCTGGAATTTATCTGTGAGTTGCTCTTTTCAACATGTTCTTCATCATGATATGACTCTCATGCAGTTCACCACTTGCTTGGATGCTATCTGTATTGTAATACCGATGTATGGTATGGTCACTTACTGAGACATATGATCGCTTGCAGTCAACCCAATCTTCTCCGTCGCAAATGATCGTATCTGACCTAGAAGATATGTTCATACCATTCACAACTGGCTTCCTGGTTGATCCAACCGaatcgaggtgagttgttatACGCATTGTTAGCGCCAATGCATCCGCTGATTATAACATACTCTACTTAGATCCCAGATCGAAGCTGTACTGGATCTCTTGCCTGCGATAGCTGAgcgaggtggagaaggtaaCAGGGTGGCTGCTGGGTCGGCGGTCAAAGGCGCTTTAGCTGGATTGGTGAGTGTCTGCATTCTCACTTGAGCCTGAACTACCACCTTCCCAATCCTATCAAACCGTCTATCGCACATTGCTGTCCCACTCATAACCTTAAAAGCAGTGGATGCTTCGTTTCTCTAACCATCCTCATCTGCTGTTTGCTGACTCTCCCTCAACGTACAGCGTATGCAAGGTGGTCAgatcaacatcttccttTCCGGCCTCGTATCCCACGGAGCAGGTACCCTAACCTCCCGCGAAGATCCAACAATATACAACACCGACAAAGagaaatccctcttctcaccctccaactccttctgGCGCGACCTCTCAGAAGAACTAGCAGAATGTGGCGTAGGAGTCAAcacattcatcttccccgaAGTGTACTGTGACGTAGCATCCATAGGAGCATTGTCAGCAGTGACAGGAGGAGAGGTGTTTTTCCATCCTAAATTCCAACCTGTTAGAGATCGAAATCTCCTCCACCAAGAAATCGGATCTACCATATCTAGAGAGACGGCTTATAATGTGACAGTACGGATCAGATGTAGTAATGGACTAAGGGTTTCGGACCACCTAGGAAATTTCTATCAACGAAGTATGACGGACCTCGAGTTTTCCCTCCTGGACGCTTCGAAATCGTTCGTGGCGGTATTGAAACATGAGGGATCGAGGTTGGATGATAGACAACCGGCTTTCATTCAGGTGGCGATTCTTTATACTACTTCTGGAGGGGAACGGAAAGTGAGATTGTTGAATATGAACTTCTCAGTGACGAGCTTGATTGGGAATGTATTTAAGTTTGCGGATCAGGAGGCTGGCGTGGGGGTGTTGCTcaagggaggtgagtgattaCGCTTCGTTGATGGGGTCATTCGATGTGAACGCTGGGAGAAGTGAGTGcaggagggatgttgaggggaTGAGCATGGTGCGATAAGGGATGGAGGCggattgaaagagaagggagtgGAGATTGATCTGAGGTCTAGCGGTATACGATATACGGTGTATTGAGGAAATTGCTAATGCTTTGTATCTCACTAGCCGTCTCGCAAATGCCCACGCGAAGCTTGAGGGACATCAAGAAAGCCCTGACGGAACGATGTAATagggtgttgttgatgtataGGAAACACTGTGCTCCGGCTGTACAGCAGGGTCAGGTGGGTTTGGCTCGTGCATAATCGTCTGAGCAGGATTGCTGATCGACCTTGTATACCttatagctgatattgcCAGAAGGGTTCAAGCTGTTGCCGCTTTATACACTTTGTATGTTGAAGTCTAAGCCTCTGAAAGGTGAGTAGTGGTTTCTTTCTGGGGGGAATCTTCCTCTACGTGTTTATATCCATCTCGATTGTCGAGGTAGAACGGTGGTGTCTCCATTCATCGCTCCCTGTCCTGTATGGACTTCGTCTTCCGTCTCCAGTCTGATGATTGATCCCGACGCTAATGTCACTCACCACACAGGAGGAAACGTAACTTCCGACGTCCGTGTGCATTACATGCGCCAATTCAAGTCACTCTCCGCTACGAGAACTATCAACTTGCTCTACCCCAAATTACTGGCTGTGCACGATTTGAACGAGAATGTCGGGTTCCCCGATAGTAGGGGGAAGTTGGTGTTGCCTACGTTCATGAGGGCGAGCTATGGGTGGATGGTAGCTGAGGGGGCGTACTTGttgagtgagtggggttcTTGCTTTAGTCGTGGGTCTGCGTGCTTGAGCGCTGACCAGTGCTCACTTTCTACTCTAGCCAATGGCGAGGTAGCGATGCTATGGTTTGGCTCGGCGGTGAACCCACAGATAATAGATGATTTGTATGGGGTAGATAACCTGCAAGATCTGGAtgtgaggatggtgagtacaAGTGAAAGTTGCTATTACCCTCAATGTCGTAGGATACATGATCATGAGATACTTGTGCTGATGTGCTACGTTCGGCCAGACCCAACTACCCAAACTCCCTACGCTCCTCTCCACGCAGATCCGAAATATCCTGACCCACCTGGAAAGAGTGATAGACCATCATCTGCCTGTGATTATTGTCCGACAAAatatggatgggatggaaatTGAATTTGCGAATCAGTTGGTGGAGGATAGTAATAATGATGCGTTGAGTTATACCGACTGTGAGCTTGgttctccccttccctcacTTTTCGAAATCAGCTAGGGTCCGATCCTTCTGTTTAGTCCATCATTTTACATTTGGGGAATTGCACGGGTCAGCTAATATTGTCCGTATCATAGATCTCATGACTGCTCATAAATCGATTACGAACGAGTTGTCAGGTAATGGAGGCAAGGGGGATAGTTGGAAGCCTTGGTAGGGTAAACATTGTGAATGATTGAGTGGTATTGAATTGACTGAAGAGAGGGTATTGTTTATGATCATAGTATACCATGCATTGGATCCAAGTATGAGTCGTACTATCACTTGGGTATCCATTCCTGCACAGTTGTAGTCCCATCAAAGCAGTGGAAGCAAAGAAAATGTCAGTGATAAGATAACCCAGTTACACCCACTACGTAATGGTGCCACACTGTGAGTGATGGATATGACATCATCCGtcgtcattcccatcaaaAGGTACTCTAGATAACAACAAAAGGTGAAACGTTAATTATTGATTGTTGTGGGTATGTGCTGGTGCTTGTGACCCTACCATACAGTTAaaaaaaggtatatataaCCTAATCATGTATCCATATTCACCTGTtgttctttctcctcccctccttgaTTCACAACGAACCCTCATATCAATCCCAACTCAATTCGTTATACATACTTTACTTACCAAACTAACATACCTGACATAGCAAAGATGCAATCAGTCGTAGTGAGTGCTtgcctctccctctcccttccaacccttcttccacctcacCCACTGGTCAGCCATACCACGCCTCATTCCTCACAGCATCCGGACTGACATAGCTACATGACTACGATAGGACGCAGCCAAATCAGCCGTCACAGGAGCAACCAACCTCGCCTCAACCGCCGTATCCTATACCGGTCTCACCGGAGCAGGGCACTCCCACGCAGAAGAGCATTTACACAAATCGACCCTCCCTCCCGACTCCACCGCAGGAGAGGttaggaagatggatagtgtagggttggaggtgtttgaggaggagggggtgagaCATGAGGTGTTGGTTAAGATTAATAAGCTTGCTATGTGAGTTTAGCCCTCTCTTCTCtatttcctttctctcttctctatTTCCGTTGTTTCGGAATGGGTGCATGGGTAGAAATAGATCATCATACATGAGGTAATCAGTCTTGCTACCTTGTTGATCTTGCCGGTCTGTTTGACTGAACATGCGGTTCAACGTGTTGTATATGCTGATTCTTATCTGATGGGATCGCAGCGAAGATGCCAAACACGGTTTGAAAGAGGTTGCGTCGCTTGATTTGGTAGGTCCCGATGGGGTTAAGAAAGGTATCTCGGTGAGCCTATCCACATCTGTGACGTACATCGCATCGATACTAGTCCCTAGCTAGAATAACCAGGACCAGGCTGATTAACCTGGATGTTCGCTTAGTACTACCACCCGCTCCGATACTTCACGGTCGACCGACCATTGGGTGTAGATTACATTGGGGAaattgagattgaagagggcAAATCTattcatggtgagttgagtcgaCACACTTTCCTCCCACATATCACCACCTGTTGTCAATGTTGCAAACTCATGCTCCGATGTCGACGTGAACAAATAGTCCGAGTGCACAAGGCCGGATCGGGAAACACCCCATTATTCCACTCAATCGATACTCGACCTTCCGAGGAGGGAGGGGCGGTGTTTAAGACGGGTGAACCGCTGGGTTGGTTCGACTATTAGTCAGTTCAACTGAAGCTAGctgaatgagaagaagatgagaataaTCAGTACTGTATTTATTCATTCCCGCTTATTTGTAGAATATGATTGATGAGTTATGAATTATATATGACTATTGTAGATCAAGTCGAGGTGCATGTACAGTAGAGAATAAAACAGAGTATCGTCGATCTCGTAGTCGTTGGTCAAAAGAGGCCAACAGGGTCAGATCAGATGAAAAGTCAGATTCCGTCTCTGAGGCTGTATCATAACCACAAGCATCATCTTTGGTACGATACACTTACATGGTATCGTGTAATGCGATAGGTCAATATTTAGCAAACAGGGCTCAAGACAGATCGTATCAATTCAAGTCAGAGTAAACGAATCAACCCGATCAAAGCAGAGCACATGATattcatatcatcataccatgACATGTCACATTGAATAAACTAAAACCAGaaacgaagagagatgaaagaatgCACAATGATAAAGATAaaaaggaaggatgggaataGTATAACGAAGATTTGACTTTCATATCCAATTTTCTCTCTCCTGCTCGGCCCAAAGGACCCAATCGCACTTTGTTTTGATTTCCGCGCCAGATCTTGACCCATGCAGTTGACGTATCGCTTACTCGTCAGAGATCTACAAGACCCAAAAGGTGATCAGCAagccatcccttcctctctcatcgAAATAGATATAAATATCGCTATGATCTCTATAAACAGCTGCCGAGTCAAGTAAAAGATAAAACCCACTTTAGGAGCCAAGAAGAACTGCAACGTCCCTTGCTCGAAATCGAACTGAACCAATAACGGAACGTCATTTGACATGTGCAAGCTTACTTCTCTGGCTAATGGCGCAGATTTGGCAAAGTTGGTCAGGTatttgagggagaaggtgagcgAGACTTGTTTTTCGAGGATGATCGATACGCCAATTTCGTCGGATCCTGAGTCGTCTTTCTTGGCTTTTTTGGTGGTCTATCAAATGTCAAACGAGTTGGTGGGAATTAGAACGGTCAAAGTAGACTGTTTGTAACCGATTGATGTACTAGCACTCACCTTGGCTTTACCGTTggatttcctcttctttgatcgatcttcgtcatcttgtTCGTCCTCTACGTTATAGTaaaatcatcagcatctctCATTTGACATATTGTATCCATTTGAATGAGATGTGCAATGGGAAAACAAAGGTAGACTCCACTcacccccctcctcatcatcaatctcaggcttctcatcctcctcaatctcctcctcgtcctcctcatccggATCCCTCTTCACAGCCGCCTTCTTAGAAGACGACCCCCCACCGGATCGGTCGGTCCCCGCAGATTGTTTCAAGAGAACACTACCGTTCCCCACTTCACCTTCCGAGCTGAACCTCACACCTTCCTTTGACGCTTCGATCTTGACGCTTTCTCCCAACGCCGCGAGATCTCGACAGATTCGCTGGAACTCTGCAGAGGACATTGTGATGGTAGCGTCGTATTGCGTGTCGGGTATTCCGAGGTGTTCTTGGTCGATGTCCATGAGTTTCATCTCGTACTCGCCTACTCTGTCTTCCTCTGCGGGCAAGTACAGCGAagaatatcagctcaatcctGCGAAGGAGGAATTGCCCGGATATAGACTCATGGACGTGACTGATAGACGGCTGGAGTTGTTGTCCTATACTTCGGATGTGTAAATGTTGTCGAGATACAGCTACACTTACTAGGAGACTCAAATACCAAACCAAGCGAATCGGCATCATCGGGCGCCTTGAGAGTAACGACGTCTTGGTCTTTAGCACATTTGAGGATTTTAGTGAGGGAAGTAAGCTATGATCATTGACAGTGATTTAGTTAGCTCTGTTTATGACTACGATAATGATTGAGCTCACGTTAACACCCAATGGCATATTTCGATCACATCGGTAGGACTCGAATTGCTCAGCTACGAGTTTGAGGGAGACCAACGCTACGTGCGAGTTGTCCATTGCTTGGAGGGCCTATATCGTGTTTCTCAGTCAGCTTGTCGTCTTCGCTCAGACATACACGTTACTACTAGCTGGAGGAGTAAGATCCACTTACAATACCTTCATCGGTACAGTCGAGGTTACCATCTGTGACCAATTCTTTGATAGCTATATGATATAGCGTATGTCAGTAAGGATATCTCTCAACCTTGACACATTTATCCCGACGCGAGGAAGCAGAATATTACACACCATCTAGGAGCTTTTTGAGAACGGCAGCTTGTTTAACTCTTGCTTCTAACATTGCGACGGTTTCGGTGACTTAGAGGATAAGGATAGGAGAGGATACTTTGTGTTGAAGAATGGTAATTGAGAATGAGGATTGATATGAAAAGTGAGAAagtgagaagatgagaagatgagaaggaagaggcgCGTCGATATATGTGTACTGTACTGATACTGATCGCGTAGTACAGTagcaggagaggagatcgagtACATATGAGACGGGATCAAATATTACTCTACTTGTACGCGT comes from Kwoniella bestiolae CBS 10118 chromosome 1, complete sequence and encodes:
- a CDS encoding proliferating cell nuclear antigen (pcna), giving the protein MLEARVKQAAVLKKLLDAIKELVTDGNLDCTDEGIALQAMDNSHVALVSLKLVAEQFESYRCDRNMPLGVNLTSLTKILKCAKDQDVVTLKAPDDADSLGLVFESPKEDRVGEYEMKLMDIDQEHLGIPDTQYDATITMSSAEFQRICRDLAALGESVKIEASKEGVRFSSEGEVGNGSVLLKQSAGTDRSGGGSSSKKAAVKRDPDEEDEEEIEEDEKPEIDDEEGEDEQDDEDRSKKRKSNGKAKTTKKAKKDDSGSDEIGVSIILEKQVSLTFSLKYLTNFAKSAPLAREVSLHMSNDVPLLVQFDFEQGTLQFFLAPKISDE